The following proteins come from a genomic window of Gottfriedia acidiceleris:
- a CDS encoding ribonuclease J — translation MSPTKSMLSVFALGGINEIGKNMYAIQYLKEIILIDCGSKFPDESLLGVDLIIPDITYLKENQEKIKGLFVTHGHEDHIGGIPYLLKQLNIPVYATRLTLGLIELKLKEHGLLGETELILIDSDSVIKFEHFSISFFKTNHSIPDCLGIVFETPEGTVVHTGDFKFDLTPVNNQYPDIHKMAEIGSKGVLLLLSESTNAERPGSTPSERIVGEHIVDAFMKAKQRVIISTFASNVHRVQQIVDASIITNRKLALLGRSMVNVVQVAMEQGYLSIPEGMLIDTEEINNFAPEAITILCTGSQGEPLAALARLASSSFRGVDIYPGDTVILAASPIPGNERGVSKIIDNFYNLGANVIYGSGSSTGMHVSGHAYQEELKLMLTLMKPKYFIPIHGEYRMLHHHRSLAESVGVKRNNIFIIKNGDVVDILESEAIQSRRIPAGNIYVDGMGIGDVGNIVLRDRKQLAEDGMLVIVITINKMERKIISGPDTISRGFVYARDSESLLKEVNQIVTSSINELLDENKLQWGVMKQNIKRSLGQFLFTKTKRKPMILPIIIEI, via the coding sequence TTGAGTCCAACAAAAAGTATGCTATCGGTTTTTGCTTTAGGTGGAATTAATGAAATTGGAAAAAATATGTATGCTATTCAATACTTAAAAGAGATTATTTTAATAGACTGCGGTTCTAAGTTTCCTGACGAGAGTTTATTAGGTGTTGATTTAATCATTCCAGATATTACGTATCTAAAGGAAAACCAAGAAAAGATTAAAGGCTTATTTGTTACACATGGTCATGAAGACCATATTGGTGGAATCCCTTATCTTTTGAAGCAATTGAATATTCCAGTCTATGCAACGAGATTAACGCTTGGATTAATTGAGCTTAAATTAAAAGAGCATGGATTATTAGGAGAAACTGAACTAATTTTAATCGATTCTGATTCAGTTATTAAATTTGAGCATTTTTCGATTTCATTTTTTAAAACAAATCATAGTATACCTGATTGTTTAGGTATCGTATTTGAAACACCTGAAGGCACTGTTGTACATACTGGCGATTTTAAATTTGATTTAACTCCTGTTAACAATCAATATCCAGATATTCATAAAATGGCCGAAATAGGTAGCAAAGGTGTTTTATTACTTTTATCAGAGAGCACAAACGCTGAACGGCCAGGTTCAACACCATCCGAACGGATTGTTGGAGAGCATATAGTAGATGCTTTTATGAAGGCAAAACAGAGAGTCATTATTTCAACATTTGCTTCAAATGTACATCGCGTGCAACAAATAGTTGATGCATCAATTATCACTAATCGGAAGTTAGCTCTACTTGGTAGAAGCATGGTAAATGTTGTTCAAGTCGCGATGGAGCAAGGCTATTTATCAATCCCTGAAGGTATGTTGATTGATACAGAAGAAATTAATAATTTCGCACCAGAAGCCATTACAATTTTATGTACAGGTAGTCAAGGTGAACCGCTTGCAGCTCTTGCTCGTCTAGCTAGCTCCAGCTTTAGAGGGGTTGACATTTATCCTGGTGATACTGTGATTTTAGCTGCTTCACCAATTCCTGGTAATGAACGCGGCGTTTCTAAAATTATCGATAATTTTTACAATCTCGGAGCAAATGTTATATATGGTTCAGGAAGCTCAACTGGAATGCATGTTTCTGGTCATGCTTATCAAGAGGAGCTTAAGCTCATGCTTACATTAATGAAGCCAAAATATTTTATTCCAATTCATGGTGAATACAGAATGCTCCACCATCATCGTTCTCTTGCTGAATCTGTTGGTGTCAAACGAAATAATATTTTTATTATTAAAAATGGTGATGTTGTCGATATTCTAGAATCAGAAGCAATTCAAAGCCGAAGAATTCCAGCAGGAAATATTTATGTTGATGGAATGGGCATAGGAGATGTTGGTAACATTGTCCTTAGAGATCGAAAACAGCTTGCTGAAGATGGAATGCTTGTAATCGTCATCACCATTAATAAAATGGAAAGAAAAATTATCTCAGGTCCTGATACCATTTCAAGAGGATTTGTCTATGCGCGTGATTCAGAAAGTTTATTGAAGGAAGTAAATCAAATCGTCACATCATCCATAAACGAATTACTTGATGAAAACAAACTCCAATGGGGAGTTATGAAGCAAAATATTAAAAGGTCTCTTGGACAATTTTTATTTACGAAAACAAAGAGAAAACCAATGATTTTACCAATAATCATTGAAATATAG
- the ligD gene encoding non-homologous end-joining DNA ligase yields the protein MELDPIFPFEPISSDIVPNGPEWISQIKWDGVRILTYFDGKEVKLFNRKLNDRTNIFPELTDIKSYSTAHSIILDGEVIALDQNGNPSFHEVMRRDGIRRMDRIDSAIEAVPIYYMIFDILFYNGEWVTQLSLQERQNLLLESIQPNKQIQLVPNNTDGVALFEVAKQHNLEGIVCKNLNSKYLINGKHNAWQKVKNYKDVIAVIGGVTYRSGIVNSILVGLYNENNQLVFIGHVGTGKLTKSEWKDLTTVINTIKIENNPFSSQPKRIKEIQWIQPLLTVKVQFIEWTEGHSLRQPSIQAFIEKDPKECTLTD from the coding sequence ATGGAGCTAGATCCAATTTTTCCTTTTGAGCCTATTTCTTCAGATATTGTACCAAATGGTCCTGAGTGGATTTCGCAAATTAAATGGGACGGTGTTAGAATCCTAACCTATTTTGATGGGAAAGAAGTGAAATTATTTAACCGTAAATTAAATGATCGTACAAATATTTTTCCAGAGCTAACGGATATAAAATCCTATTCGACTGCACACTCAATCATTTTAGACGGGGAGGTCATCGCTCTCGATCAAAACGGTAATCCATCGTTTCATGAAGTAATGCGAAGGGATGGAATTAGACGCATGGATCGAATTGATTCAGCTATAGAAGCTGTACCTATTTACTATATGATTTTTGATATTCTTTTTTACAATGGAGAATGGGTTACGCAATTATCTCTCCAAGAGAGACAAAATTTATTATTAGAATCAATTCAACCTAATAAGCAAATTCAGTTAGTTCCAAATAATACTGATGGTGTTGCCTTATTTGAAGTTGCGAAACAACATAATTTAGAAGGTATCGTATGTAAAAATTTAAATAGTAAATACTTGATCAATGGTAAGCACAATGCGTGGCAAAAAGTAAAAAATTATAAGGACGTTATTGCTGTAATCGGTGGGGTAACGTATCGTTCTGGAATTGTTAATTCTATTTTAGTAGGACTTTATAACGAAAATAATCAACTTGTTTTTATAGGGCATGTTGGAACAGGAAAATTAACGAAATCAGAATGGAAAGACCTTACTACAGTCATTAATACGATTAAAATAGAAAACAATCCATTTAGTAGCCAACCAAAAAGAATAAAGGAAATTCAATGGATTCAGCCATTGCTAACTGTTAAAGTTCAATTCATTGAATGGACTGAAGGTCATTCATTAAGACAACCAAGTATCCAAGCTTTTATCGAAAAAGATCCGAAAGAATGTACACTTACAGATTAG
- the ligD gene encoding DNA ligase D, whose translation MNHYFFQKRNKIYTGIFFILGFNIKDESFLVGLKKENDILQMGTFSNGLSEEEKGILIKAIEANKKSKKGNIKYVEPGICIELEFQSIENNQLTNAKFISFQLKHAWNECTWDGLLLGNLNLEEELTLTSPEKVIWKDPYINKESFVSYLAQISSYMLPFLKNRLLTSIRFPNGIDGESFFQKNCPDYAPGFIKTEEHEGNNFIICNDLSTLLWLGNQLAIEYHIPFQTYRANNPIEIVFDLDPPNADAFPLAIKAALEMKLIFDSFQIKSYPKVSGSKGIQIHIPIKENSLTYDETRVFTSFIAHYLIEKFPDDFTIERFKKNRGKRLYIDYVQHAKGKTIISPYSTRGKEKPTVATPLFWDEVNNQLKIETFTIPFVLNRLENSSCPMDDYFDQENNSLIDLISKIKENESK comes from the coding sequence ATGAATCATTACTTTTTTCAAAAACGTAATAAAATTTATACAGGCATTTTCTTTATTTTAGGATTCAATATAAAAGATGAAAGCTTTTTAGTAGGACTGAAAAAAGAAAATGATATTTTGCAAATGGGGACCTTTTCAAATGGTCTTAGCGAAGAAGAGAAGGGTATATTGATTAAAGCAATTGAAGCAAATAAAAAAAGCAAAAAAGGTAATATAAAATATGTTGAACCTGGGATTTGTATTGAACTTGAGTTTCAAAGTATAGAAAACAACCAATTAACAAATGCAAAATTTATATCCTTTCAATTAAAGCATGCATGGAATGAATGTACTTGGGATGGCTTACTATTGGGTAATCTTAATTTGGAGGAAGAATTAACACTTACCAGTCCTGAAAAAGTAATATGGAAGGATCCATATATAAATAAAGAGAGCTTTGTTTCGTATTTAGCTCAAATATCCAGTTATATGCTTCCATTTCTAAAAAATCGTTTATTAACATCGATTCGTTTTCCGAATGGAATAGACGGTGAATCTTTTTTTCAAAAAAACTGTCCAGATTATGCTCCGGGTTTTATTAAAACTGAAGAACATGAGGGGAATAATTTTATTATTTGTAATGATTTATCAACTTTGCTGTGGTTAGGAAATCAATTAGCAATCGAATACCATATACCTTTTCAAACATATAGAGCCAATAATCCGATTGAAATCGTATTCGATTTAGATCCACCTAATGCAGATGCATTTCCTTTAGCAATAAAAGCCGCATTGGAAATGAAATTAATCTTTGATTCTTTTCAAATAAAAAGCTACCCAAAGGTATCTGGAAGTAAAGGAATTCAAATTCATATTCCAATTAAAGAAAATTCTCTTACCTATGATGAAACAAGAGTATTTACATCTTTTATTGCACATTATTTAATTGAAAAATTTCCAGATGATTTTACGATTGAAAGATTTAAAAAAAATCGAGGGAAACGTCTCTATATTGATTATGTTCAGCACGCAAAAGGAAAAACCATTATTTCCCCATACTCAACAAGGGGAAAAGAAAAACCAACTGTTGCAACTCCTCTATTTTGGGATGAGGTAAATAATCAATTAAAAATCGAAACTTTTACAATCCCGTTTGTACTAAATCGGTTAGAAAATAGTTCTTGTCCAATGGATGATTATTTTGATCAAGAAAATAATTCTTTAATTGACTTAATTTCAAAAATTAAAGAAAACGAATCAAAGTAA
- a CDS encoding Ku protein produces MHTVWKGTISMGLVTIPVKLFSAVEDKDIKFRQYHKDCKTPISYKKVASCDDEVTPEEIIKVFETPNGRVVEITEEEMNKLKEEFELKTVSIIDFVKLAEIDPVYFDRTYYIGPDSGGTKAYALLSEILKKSKKIGLAKITIRSKQRLAAIRPYKNAIILETLHFPDEIRAIENLPGGVPEKAGLAERELQAGMMLVEQLTTTFNPENYTDTYRTALEQLISDKVNKNDYIATGQEKPAEQKNVVDLMSALQASIDRTKGQATPPKKPKTKAPKKATS; encoded by the coding sequence ATGCATACAGTTTGGAAAGGTACAATCAGTATGGGACTAGTTACAATCCCAGTAAAGTTGTTTTCAGCAGTTGAGGATAAGGATATTAAATTTCGTCAATATCATAAAGATTGTAAAACACCTATCTCCTATAAAAAGGTTGCTAGTTGTGACGATGAAGTTACTCCCGAAGAAATTATTAAAGTATTTGAAACACCAAATGGTAGAGTTGTGGAAATTACAGAAGAGGAAATGAATAAATTAAAAGAAGAATTTGAACTAAAAACTGTATCAATCATTGATTTTGTCAAACTAGCAGAAATTGATCCAGTGTATTTTGATCGAACTTATTATATTGGTCCGGATTCTGGTGGAACAAAGGCATATGCTTTACTTTCCGAAATATTGAAGAAAAGTAAGAAAATCGGTCTTGCAAAAATTACAATTCGTAGCAAACAGCGTTTAGCTGCTATTCGGCCATATAAAAACGCAATTATTCTTGAAACATTGCATTTTCCAGATGAGATTAGAGCAATTGAAAATCTGCCAGGTGGTGTTCCTGAAAAGGCAGGATTAGCGGAGCGTGAATTACAGGCTGGTATGATGCTAGTTGAACAATTAACGACAACGTTTAATCCAGAAAACTATACCGATACATATCGTACAGCATTAGAGCAATTAATTTCGGATAAAGTTAATAAAAATGATTATATCGCGACAGGGCAGGAGAAACCGGCAGAACAAAAAAATGTTGTTGATTTAATGTCTGCATTACAAGCGAGTATCGATCGAACAAAAGGACAAGCAACACCTCCGAAAAAGCCTAAAACTAAAGCGCCTAAAAAAGCAACGAGTTAA
- a CDS encoding manganese catalase family protein, whose amino-acid sequence MYYYKEELINMIKPDKPDPAAAKVLQEALGGQFGEMRTMMQYFFQSSNFRGKAKQYKDLIRGVFLEEISHVELVQNTINQLLNDSGAPGVGNFGTDGAPLDEAIKHANPHHYIMGAQASLPVDAGGNPWNGSWVYSHGNLVADLLNNLILESTGVLQKTRIYEMSSNQTLRETLGFLIVRDNAHQNAFAKALETLGVNWGKLFPVPNYDINKYPECRKFVDMGYHNAQFNFRLDETLMGEIFKGKTPSRNGGDLNVTEPPKGFPVPEFPDMPNEHSPGLYDLNN is encoded by the coding sequence ATGTATTATTACAAAGAAGAATTAATCAATATGATAAAGCCAGATAAACCAGATCCGGCAGCTGCAAAAGTTTTACAAGAAGCGTTAGGTGGACAATTTGGGGAAATGCGAACAATGATGCAATATTTTTTCCAAAGCTCAAATTTTCGAGGAAAAGCTAAACAATACAAAGATTTAATTCGAGGAGTTTTTCTAGAGGAAATTAGTCATGTAGAGCTTGTTCAAAATACAATTAACCAGTTGTTAAATGATTCGGGTGCACCTGGTGTCGGTAATTTTGGTACTGATGGCGCACCATTAGATGAAGCAATAAAACATGCCAACCCTCATCACTATATAATGGGGGCACAAGCATCTCTTCCAGTTGATGCAGGAGGTAATCCATGGAATGGTTCTTGGGTTTATAGCCATGGGAATTTAGTCGCTGATTTACTAAATAATTTAATACTTGAATCAACAGGAGTTCTACAAAAAACAAGAATTTATGAAATGAGTTCAAATCAAACATTAAGAGAGACATTAGGATTCTTAATTGTACGTGACAATGCTCATCAAAATGCTTTTGCAAAGGCATTGGAAACTTTAGGCGTAAATTGGGGTAAATTATTCCCGGTTCCGAATTACGATATAAATAAATACCCTGAATGTAGAAAATTTGTAGATATGGGATATCATAATGCTCAATTCAATTTTAGACTTGATGAGACACTTATGGGAGAAATATTCAAAGGTAAAACACCAAGTAGAAATGGTGGAGACTTAAACGTTACGGAACCTCCAAAAGGTTTTCCAGTTCCTGAATTTCCTGATATGCCGAATGAACATAGCCCAGGTTTATATGATTTAAATAATTAA
- a CDS encoding MBL fold metallo-hydrolase: MNNSIDLQKKNKEFHYMPITSKSSGNGFELANDLFYETNQIVNFCLYGNPNLTSEWVLIDAGMPKSFDNIMELAEKRFGEKHKLKAIILTHGHFDHIGAIFDLIKEFNIPVYAHEKELPYLTGEKNYPEPDGTVEGGLIAKLSPLFPNEGINLGEYIHVLPANGSVPEMPNWQWIHTPGHSPGHISLFRDDDQLLIAGDAFVNVKQDSIYSVLTQQKEINGPPRYLTTDWEAAFNSVKKLQALHPKRAITGHGFPLLEDELNEQLDYLVKNFNSIAKPDYGRYI; encoded by the coding sequence ATGAATAATTCAATTGATCTACAAAAAAAGAATAAGGAATTTCATTATATGCCTATTACTTCTAAATCGAGTGGGAATGGGTTTGAATTAGCGAATGATTTATTTTATGAAACTAACCAAATTGTGAATTTTTGCTTATACGGTAATCCTAATTTAACAAGTGAGTGGGTATTAATTGATGCCGGTATGCCAAAATCATTTGATAATATTATGGAGTTAGCTGAAAAACGATTCGGTGAAAAACACAAATTAAAAGCAATTATACTTACTCATGGACATTTTGATCATATCGGTGCAATCTTTGACTTAATAAAAGAATTCAATATACCTGTTTATGCGCATGAAAAGGAGTTACCTTATTTAACAGGAGAAAAGAATTACCCAGAGCCAGATGGAACAGTTGAAGGTGGATTAATAGCAAAGTTATCCCCATTGTTCCCAAACGAAGGAATTAATTTAGGAGAATATATCCATGTTCTTCCTGCAAATGGTTCTGTACCCGAAATGCCAAATTGGCAATGGATTCATACACCGGGTCATTCACCTGGACATATTTCACTTTTTAGAGATGATGATCAATTACTGATTGCGGGAGACGCCTTTGTTAATGTTAAACAAGACTCTATTTATTCCGTTCTAACTCAACAAAAAGAAATAAATGGTCCTCCTAGATATTTGACAACAGATTGGGAGGCAGCATTTAATTCTGTTAAAAAACTACAAGCTTTACACCCTAAAAGAGCAATAACAGGTCACGGCTTTCCATTGCTAGAAGACGAGTTAAATGAACAATTAGACTACTTAGTTAAAAACTTCAACTCAATCGCCAAACCTGATTATGGTCGATATATTTAA